The window TATCCAGCACCACTGCTTCATCCTGGAGTGCATTTTTGTCCAAAAGATTTTCACCAGGCAACATCCTGGGCTGTTCAGTTTGTACTTTAGGCTCACAAATGTCATCTAGAAGTGATGGCAAAGCTGGCAAAGCAGTGAGGTTAACACCTTCTTTGTTGTCCTTGTCTCCACTTGGCATTGGGAAATGGCATtggttttcaaaatgtattaGCTGTTCTTTAGATAAACCCGGTTCTGCATTACCTGGACTAATTAAATTGCTTTCCTCTGCAGCAGTAGTACTGTCAAACTCAGTTTTTGGAACATCTTCTGAAGCGGCAATAATCATTATAGACAGTTCATTGTCAGAAGCAGGAGTAAGATTCAATGTTTCTGGGCTCCAAGAATGAGCCGGTTGTAGCTCAGGTGTTTCTAGGCTCATCTGATTGCCACTATTTATAACACAAACACATTCACTTTCCTCCACCTTCATCTTACTACTGCTTGAGCTATTTACCTTGCTGTGTAACTTCATCTGAGATTTGTCACTTAAACATTCCTTGATAGAGATCATTTCTGGAAAGGTATCCGATAAACAATATTCATGAATGCTTGTCACTGGTTTTTCTTCCTGAACTATCTTCTCTTGAGTAGCTCTGTTGAAAATCCCAGACCCTAAAGGCAACGTGAATCCTTCTGTTTTATGGTTACTATCTCGTTCTTCATTTTCATTGCTTCCATCAACAGCTTCCAATACCTGCATAAAGTCTGGTATTTCTTTAACCACGGGGCTATCCCTGCCACCTGCATTGTTTTCAGCCGAAGGGTGGGGTAACTCTGCAGTCAGAGCACTTCGAACTGTTTTCTCAAATATTTTGCTAATATGCTCCCTGAAATCAAAAAAGCCCATACCGAAGGCCCTGGAAGTGGGAAAATTACACTCCTTTTCAGAGGTCTCTGCATGCTGCTTAGGAATATCTGTTTCCATCTTGGGGATGCTAACATTATCTACAAAAACAAATTTGCTTTTTTCTGCATTCCCTGTGTTTTTTACGATCTCACTGTGCTTGTCATCTGTACAGGTAATATTTGTTGCAATACCCTCATTACAGCCTGCTTGCTTACCAAGAGATGAAAGGCTCAGAAGTCTCTCTTCTAAGCTTGAAAAGCTGACGTGAGATTCTCCCGAGCTGTCACACTGCTGGGCTTTGATGTTTTCATCACTGTTTGCTCCTTTTGTTTTAATTGCAGCGATCTCAGTCTGCAGCTTCTTTAAATTAAATGGTGACAAACTTCCTTCAAACTGCCCCATCTCAACAGAATCTTGCACAGTCTCTTCTGAATGGAACCCTTGGTTAGGAAGCACATATTCTTTCCCAGATTCTGAGACTGCCTTTGAAGGAATATTGTCTGAATCCAGTACTTCAGGGTTCATttgatctgctgtgcttttctCTGTTGAAGTATCCTCTAAACATAaaggtgaagcagcagcagcggcagaaaCCTGCAGATCAGAACTGGTATCTACAACATGTTGGCATGCTGTAACTTCCAGCTCATCTCTCTGTAATTCACACACAATGCCATCATTCATGCAGTTTGTAGGTTGCTGGCTCACTCCGGTGTGCTGATCACATGGAAGTGCCAGTGTAGAAAGATCTGTTAGTTGTGCTTGAGAGCCATCAGGTGGAAACTCAGTCTTTTGAATACTATCTGTTCTATACAAAGTATTGTTAGAAGTGGATTCAGATAACACAGGAGGATATTCCTGAGCAGTTATGAAAGTAACATCCCTTTCAAAACTCGTTTTTCCATGTTCATCATCTTTCATGATTATTTCATCGACTAAACTCATACCCTCTTTTATTTCTATATCTGAAGTTTTTTCTGCCAGTTCTGTTGTCCTACTTGGCAGGTCAAGGTCATTTCTGCTGCTCTTAGAATCATCTTCTGCACACGTTATTTTGAAATCCATCAGCAAAGTTTGTGGCACAACACTGGCAGGGACTGTTTTCTCTGTCCCTGGAATGCATTCTGCAGCACTGATATTGCTTCTATTGGGGCTGTCTGCCACTCCACATAAACCACCTGTTTGCCTGTTTAGGGTACATTCTTTAGCAAATACATCATGAAAACCTGCTTCTTCATGAAGACTGTCTGAAATCAAATAATTAGAATCCTCCTGCTTCAACTTGCTTGACAAGGAACATTTAAGAGGGCTGTTTTCTGCCTTTGCATCTATTAGAGCTTGGAAGTTGCTGTCTTGCACAGCATCTCCCATGGATTCAAGAATACTTGGCAAAAGGGCATTTTTATCTGCAACAGTTGTGGGATTGTTTGGTTTTGTCTCTTGCCCACAAAATACTGTTTGGGGTTTGGGTAGAATGTTTCCAATTACTTCCACTTCGCTTCCACATTGCTCCTGATGGTCACTGGGTTTGCTTAACTCCAGTGAATGTTCCCTTTGGGGACATGTTCCATTAGGCTCTTCTTCATCAGAACCTGTAGCTGTTTTAAGATGGTCAGTTTCAAGGGTTTTGAGTTCTGTGTTTGAACTTTGCTGTTGATTATTGCAGAGATTGCTGCTCTCTTTTTGTTCCACTGGCAAAGATGATATCAAAAGATCTGCCTTTTTTTGTACATCCACATCCTTGCTTGGAAGTGTTTCTAAAGATGCTTCACCATCATCGCTCATTGGTGGATAATTATGCTGCCTAATGCAGCTATCATGTAAGTCTCCAAAAATAAACTTCAGTTGCTGAGAACCAGTATCCTCTGAGCTTAGTGGTGGGCTATCAGAATAATCCTCTTTCATGCTTTGGTCATTTTTTTCAGTCACTTGTTCCTGCTGTAGGGAGTCCAGTGTGCTTTGGGGTTTCTGTGCCAAAGTTGTATCATCTGCCTggcttttcatttctgttttgtatTCCTTGTGACCAGTTTCATTACTTTCTTTCATAGCCTCAACATTGCTTGGTTCAGCAGCAGTCACAGGTACAGAGACAGCATCGTCGTCCGATATTAGACTATGCTTTTTGCTTTCAGATGAAGATGTGTCTGCCTGGATGTTTGTTTTTTCTAATGAATCACATTCAGCAATCCCTGCCTGTTCTTTTGAGTCCTGATGCTCAAATTCTGCTTTATGAGCTGGTGTTTTTCCTTCAAATGCTGCATTCCCTTTAGATGTTATTTCATGCATAGCTTTGCCTTCCAACTCCCATTCAGTTCTTTTTGCAAATGTGTGTTCCCAGGATTCATCTCGTTTATTTTGCATAACAGCATTGTTCTCAGAGTACAGCAGCAGTGAACCATGCACATCTACTAAACTAACTTCCTCTGTCATGTTACAAGCTGGAGAGCTGAGTGCTATGTCTTCTGCATTGGGGTTCAAAAGCTCACAGCTCTTTGGGCATTCTTCCTCTGGTAAATGGACTGCTTCGACAAACAGAAGGCTTTTATCCTCTCTCTCATGTGTGGCTGTTTTCTCACTCTCTGATTGCTGTTCAGGTGATTTCTCTTCAGATGCATTAGGATTATATTCTGAACCACAGCCTCTTTTCAAACTGTTGCCACTGGCATCAGTTTTGACACTGTTTACTAGAGAGCTCCAGTAATCATGCCAGTTAGCATCAGGGCTGTCCTGCCTTTCGTTAATATCAAAGGTCAATAATGTTGTCTGAGAAAGGTTTGTCCCTTCAGGTGTAACAGGACTTGTTATAACTACTTTCTCCTGACTTCTACCCTCTCCCAAAGAAATGTCATCATTTTCCTCAGGTACTGTATTTTCTTTTTTGATAAAGTCAGGAAGCCTACTCTCGCTGGTGAAGtctcttccatttccccccagtgaCAATCTTTTATCTACTGCAGAATCTTCCTTCATAAAGTTCACAATATTTTCTGGGTCAGATGGAGTGATGGTTTCTCCAGTCACACGCTCAACTGTTGTGCTTCCATCACTGTCAGCTTGCTCCATTTTGTGCTCAGATGTAGTACTAGCTTTTTGCAGTTCCTTTTCCTTAGGTGACAGGGGCTTGCTGGGAGGCTTGGAGTTTACCAGTAAACCTGCATTGTCATTTTCTCTTTCACAGACAAGCGGAGTTTCTGTTTTCTTACTAGTGGCTTGATGTGTGCACTGATTTTCAGATAGAGAATCCTTGATATTTTCTTTTATCACTGTTTGCAGGGGCATATCTGAATGGCTAAGGGACAAATTGGACACAGTGGCACAGGCCCCAAACTGCTCCCCACTTTTCTCAGGGAAAGCTTGTTTTGGTACATCACCTTTGCCTGTGGTTGAATTTCCACTACATTCATAGATGGTGGCTCTGAACTCAGCAAAACTCTGACCATCAACAACTGCTCCATATTTTTCAATGTCTGAACCTCCTGTTGTGGAATAATTTGGGATTAAGGTTTCCTTTTTCATTAGCAGGCTGCCTACACCATCTGTGATCTGTCCACCTAGTTTTATTGCAGCCTGCTCCTCGTGACCCACTTCCAAAACTCCTGCCTCCTGGCTGGTCTCCTGAGTGGTATCATAATCTCCCTCTTCTGTACTCTCGGGTAATGGGATGACATTTGCTTCCCTCTTGTCACTCAGCTGTTCACTCTGCTGTAATGGCTCTAATTCACTTGAAATGCCTTGTGCAATTCTAGCTCCTGGCAACCAAGTAGCATCTGAAGAAGAACTAAGTTCCAAGCCGAAATTACCTGACTCTCTCTTATCCTTTCTTGCAAAAGTGGCAGCATTCTGGTTAGCATCTAAGTCATTGTCCAGAGATACAGCAAGAGCAGTTTTTGTGTGTTTGTCATTCACAGAGGTTGGATATGGCACCAGGGCAGGTAAACCATCATAGCTACTTGTAAGACTCACTACAGTGTATTCCTTAGTGCATTCCACCAAGGGCACTGATACAGGCTGGCTTCCATTGTTTGTTTCTTCAACCCATCCCAGGAAGTCAGGCACAGCTTGTTCTTCTTGTTCATGCAAGATGTGACTCAACGCTGTTACCTCTGGAGGCACTGCAAGTCTGTTTGCGCTGGGTAATTCTTCAGTAGCAAAGCTACAGAGGGCTTCATTACTAAGGCTGCCAACAATGGAaacatgtattcatttaaaaTTGGCATAAAGAAcagaagacacacacaaaaagatcatGCCACAGAAATTTCAAAGCCATGCAGCACATGCAGTGAAAAGCTGGCTGtctcctttcatgaggcaagagaGTCATAAAGTCTGCAATACTTCAGAGAGCATCATTACATGGAAATATACTCCCTCAGTGTTTTCTGCTGTCTATCACAATAGGTATGTGGATTAACTTTCTACAGATCATTTTTCTTCACGACTTTTTCTCTTCATTCCATAACAGAGAAAGACATACAATGAAACCTGAGATTAGTACAGAACATGGAAAACTCATGACTGAATTTTTGATGAGAGACAGCAGTATGGAGTGATGTTATTGTTCTTGGGTCAAAAAGGTTCAAGTTACTCAAGTTACACTCTTTTTGATGCACATTTCTGTCTCTTCCTGAATTACGCAATTGAGTCTGCAATCTTATACTTAATTACTTGAGAGTAACCCCATTGAATATAATGGGACCTATTGCTTAGTAAATATGTATAGAATTATGGTGCACAAGACCCAAATAAACCCAGGTGGCCATTCTGGCACCCAAGATTAAACATTAGGCACATAAGAGGAGCTCCTGtttggtctagatcaggggtgcacaactcaaatgccccagtgggccagtccaaccatgacttggcttgcacgggccgaggtcaattttcagtgtattatgacattaaaattattaaaaacattaatggAAGCAACTGTTAGTTACAGTACTTACGGATCTTCCCCTTTGTCAAAGGACCCACAGTTTTAACCAAAGAGAGCACCCATAAAATAGGCCCTATCCCTGCTcggtcagtggggcacctggagcgcatgccagccccaaataaatatcaagtcatctcctcctcttcctcaatcACAGTTGATTTTAAGCTCCAATTCTAGGCATGCAGTCTTGGAGCTCTTCATGGATCTTGCTGTTAATAGTTCCTGTTAATGGATACTCCTACCTTGGAGCCAGCAAAAAGGttcctgtgggccagatctggccccggggccttatgttgtgcaggcctggtctagatagaTCAACAAAATCTTTCTCATAGTGGCCAAacaggtgcctctgggaaaccctaaTGGTCAGGGGACTTTTTAGCACATGTGGACTTTGCTTTTAGGACCAAAGCAAACCTATATAGTAATACTGATGTTTGATTGCACTTGGATAGGCATGAACCACTCTTTCTTCTCTTAGAGAAGCTTATTTGCCAGTCCGGATATAGAGTTATGAAATATTCATCCagtctgaattgggctttttaaaaacaagtctgcacactttaaaaaattaGTGTTGAATGTGTTATTATACCCAAACTTTAGAAATACACCAAATAAGACCTATATGCAGAACGAAGATTGTCATCATATTGATGATATCAGTGCATATTCATTTGTAAGCTTTCTTCTTCTCTAAGGAACTGACAAGTACCCTGGAGTAAGGGAAGACAATTGAATTCACTCTCTGCTAGCTTCCTATCAGCCATCCTATCAGTTGCTCTACTTTCACAAACTGCACATTACATTTAAAGAATGATCAGCCCAGGCTGAATTTATTTTAGTCAATAGCAGCTGCAAAGATGGTCCCTGTGGCTTGGTACTGTGCCAGAGGGAGGCAGGGTTAACTTTCTCAAATCCCCTCACCATGATCCTGACCCAAAGGAGAACCCAGTTATTTtatttcgggggcgggggggaagcccTCATTGGTGTCAATGGCAGGTTTCTGCCACAGGGAAAATAGCAGGTGGACTGGGAAACCTTGAAGACTAGGGCCATGAGGGggttaattctctctctctctctctctctctcactcacacacacacacatttgcagcCTCAATTTGCGGAAGACAAACTTACTGTTATTAGCTAAAAAAAACTAAGCATGTCAGGGTAATAATGCTTTACAGTATATGTCTTGTTTAGTGTGTCCCCAAGAGAATGGCCAGACAAGAGGGAgcatcttctccttctccagctgCCCCAAAGTAGCCTGTTGGTTACATCACTAGTTTATATGGAATGCCTGCCTAACCACGCTGGTCAACTGGAATTTGCTCCCCGTGACCACACAGAAAAAGTATCGTAAACTAGGAAAGAGCTGAATCTATCATTTCTTCCACAGCCTTTATATGCCACACATTAAATAAGGGCATGTGTGAACCAAAGGCCCGGTAAAAAATATGCTTTTGGCAAGTAACTTTTTAAGGACCTAGTTTCAAGTATTACCCTTGTGATTCttagctgaccccccccccaagcccccgCAAAAGCACAACTGTTTACAAGCCCAGTACTGGGGAATGCAGAATGAAGAATCCAGACAGGCACATTGTAGAGATGAGGCAGGAGGCAAATCCTCACTTTAAATGTTTTGGTAGAAAGGAAAGACAGTTTTgccaaagagagagaaatatgtgTTGAGAGGAGTTCAATCACATGAGAGGGTAAACTCTTCAAATGCTtataggggagggggaagggatgtGCACCCATGGGTAGACATATAGTAAATGACAAAGACACAAGGCCTAAGAGGCTCATGTTATTAGCTTCCAGTGTTTCTGAGGACCCATTCGAATGACAACTGAAACAGTGGGTTGGCTTACCTGAGGTTAACCTCAGAAGCCAAAAATTATACCACAGACGATCTGGCAGCTGCAATTCCATTGCTTCCACCTGcaattcctcctccctcttccaatGAGTGCATCACTTGCCCAGCAACCACTGGCTCTAATATGAGAGGGGACATGCTTGTCAGAGGAGCTTCTCCCCAGGTTACTGCATTCGAACAACACAATGGGGTCAGCAGAGTTGCAATTCCAGCAACGTACCaaacttcaaactgagggttcagtctgtggtttgaaggtggcaacGGAACCATGGTTGTGGCATTTTCCCACATTCAGACGATGAGAAACGCCAATCTCAGGTAAGTGTAACTGAGGGTTGGCATGTATTCTGAACTGGGCCTAAGTTCTGATGCTAATAATCGAGGctcacttccaagtaaacatggttTAGGCTAGAATCCAAGACTTTAAAAACAGGATGGGCCACAGCATTTCTGCTCCTAATTGCATGTCTCTACCTTGTGTAAGGTCCAACAGGTTCAAGCACACTAGGAGTAgccacttccccacccccccacccccgaatatGGATTTACAAGTTCATGACCTGTCTGGTCCCATGCTGATAATTTGATAGAGCTAGATTAGCAGACTCACTTACCAAAGCAGATTTTCAGGGAAGGGTGCTAAGCGGTTTAAACCTTATGCATTGATTATAGCACACTTAATACTTCTGTCCCTCTTCATATTGTATTTGAATTCAGTCTTGCTTGCTCATCTAACTCAGGCAAATTAAACTGCAGGATTTCAGAAGATTGCAAAAATGTAGTCCGAGGATGCTAGTGAAAGCTATTCTGGCCACAAACATATTGGGTTACTCAACAGTGTGAAGAGCTACATGTGGTCACTTCACCTTTGTTAGTTGATCTAGTGCCCCTCCCGACACCCCGCACTAAGATGGACTGGAATAAATTAAAGCTTATCTTTAGCATGTGTAATTACTTAGCTCCTCTTGAAAAACAGAGCAGGAAAAAACCATGTTCTGTTTAAGTTGCTTAATCTCACAGTCTATTCTGGCTTTGATCCATAAAACTGCAAACCAGTGAGGTCCTATTATCAACTATGCCACAAAGAGCATCAGGCATAAGCTGTTCCTACAGCTGAGACTGGGAAGGTCCCCACTAATGGATCATGgcaagtatatttatttattatatagcACTAAAGCCTTCTACAGCATGCATGGCTGATAtctaaaatattatttataattTAATGTATTCTAATATAGCTAAAATATGGCTTCTTTCCATGAAAAGACACAAAGACAAATAACTGGTATGCAGGAGAAAACTACTAGTTGATTTCTGGAAACACTGAAAAAATTCAACTTTAAAAGTCTAGAGTCTTACtatcatcaatttgcctggattAACCTGTTATTATGGGGACTTCCGAAGCTAATAACTCAGGAAATACTGGATTGTTTTTTTCCACAACAGAGGATTCTACTTCAGCATATACcggaagttttaaaaacatttaaatggcCAATTTAAAAATTACAAGATATGTGATCCGATGACAACAAAAGCATAGCATATAGTTTTCTAGAGCTAAAGGgtcagtttttaaactgttgcatcTCAGCTGTGTCTCTTCTTATGTAGCTGATGTCTGCAAACAGTCAGGCAGATCTGACAGATGGTTTCAGTTTTATGATCAATAGAATGTTTTGTTTGTAATGGTTAAAATAACTCATCTTAACTGTATTGTAATCTATGATTAAGAAATGAAAAGGGAATAAAGATCCCTTTATATGTGACAGTAAGCAACTGTATGGTAGTTGTAAACAACTAATCTCTATCATTGATACAGTTTAGATGTGATGTGGGAGCACATGTTTTTGCTTACACAAAAGCCATCCCTATATCTACACCCATGTGGGCCAACTGCTCATGGATCTCAGAGCTGCAGCTTCCAAACTCAGATAGCTCACTGATTATGGGTGTTAACACAAATCTGTTGTCTTTAAGGACTATGGATGTCCATGCCCAGATCCAGAAGACCTGTCAGAATTTCATGGAAGAAAGAATGTCAGGCATTGCCTCTTTACCCAAGATAATGCTGTTATGATGGGAAAAGCCACATCTGGTGGAATTTTTTCTTCAATGTAACTTTTAAAGTACATGCACATGTTCACAAAAGTGTATATAATGAACATATCATAGGTGTTCAGTGAGATGATGTACCCACTCGTGCCCCATCCACCAATGCCCACACATAGTGGCATTTAATTGTGATGTAACACAGGTCTTTCTGTGTGATAAGCCCATACATACAATCCATACTGCTCAACACTGGAGACTACAAATTGTGCTTTTTAAGCATCAGAATGGGTCACATTCATAAAATGTCAGGTGTGCACTGAGGCTGGGAACTCTGTTTGAATGGCTCATTTACTTTTGCGTCCATGTACACCAGCCTTTAAAAATACACAAACCCTTTCAGGGTTCAAGGCTGGCAAGGTCACAAACCATGTtccaatgtaatgtctgaatttaATGTTTTCCCACTTGGGTTTAGTGGATTAACTATCTCAACAAGCTGAAAAGTCTTCATATTTGCTGAACAATGCCTTTCACCCTTATGGAATCAATATTAAAGAAGAGATCAAATAGAACAACCACAGTTAGCAGACAGCCTCTTCCACCCACTCTGTTGTTATGAAGTTGCTGGGTTAATGCAAGCACTCAGGCCTTGGTGCCCTAGACAAAAGTGGCCTCTGctatatcaagcagcagagtCATGCAAAAAATTAGACCAGTGGGAAAGCCACCTGGCAAACATGGAGATACCCCCAGTGAATCATGTGCATGAGTATGAGTTCCTGACAAACCAAATGCAAAAAGCATGTGAGTGGAGTAACCTTTTGTCTACTCAGACACCTCAAAATGCAATCAAAGACAGGGCCCCAAAGCAGTTATGCAGTCTAGTCACAACAGAGCTCTTTTGTCCTGCACTACCACTGAACAGCCACAGATGCACCCACACCCATCTCAGGCCCAGACTCCTTTGTCCTTTTCAGACTTTAACATCTACCTGACTTCGTAATTTTGCAGGGGATGCAACCTAACAATAGATGCCATTTCCCCAATTCTTTTGTGTGTGTCATCCAGGCAGCAGCATTGCCCAGTGATACTGctgtgggcaggggcgtatctagggtagggcaggcagggcacgtgctccgggcgccacttgaagggggtgccattttgtaaaattaaaaaaaaaaatttaaatgactgccgaaaacaaaatggctgccatgcatgctcaaatggcctctgtgacgccctaggtcatgccaggcattgcagaggccatttgagcatgcacggtggccattttgttttcagtggcca of the Hemicordylus capensis ecotype Gifberg chromosome 3, rHemCap1.1.pri, whole genome shotgun sequence genome contains:
- the TACC2 gene encoding transforming acidic coiled-coil-containing protein 2 isoform X2 yields the protein MGNENSGPENQDIPPAPSVPDSAPLPGNEREVKKKRQRKKSTDRLGRQDNLDTLPLDSAASLPLPDNGSSLTAGDTAGGGWPVVSDWKEWDPYQALIPNNLLFAGLDVSEDSGSQAPVISSLSNEALCSFATEELPSANRLAVPPEVTALSHILHEQEEQAVPDFLGWVEETNNGSQPVSVPLVECTKEYTVVSLTSSYDGLPALVPYPTSVNDKHTKTALAVSLDNDLDANQNAATFARKDKRESGNFGLELSSSSDATWLPGARIAQGISSELEPLQQSEQLSDKREANVIPLPESTEEGDYDTTQETSQEAGVLEVGHEEQAAIKLGGQITDGVGSLLMKKETLIPNYSTTGGSDIEKYGAVVDGQSFAEFRATIYECSGNSTTGKGDVPKQAFPEKSGEQFGACATVSNLSLSHSDMPLQTVIKENIKDSLSENQCTHQATSKKTETPLVCERENDNAGLLVNSKPPSKPLSPKEKELQKASTTSEHKMEQADSDGSTTVERVTGETITPSDPENIVNFMKEDSAVDKRLSLGGNGRDFTSESRLPDFIKKENTVPEENDDISLGEGRSQEKVVITSPVTPEGTNLSQTTLLTFDINERQDSPDANWHDYWSSLVNSVKTDASGNSLKRGCGSEYNPNASEEKSPEQQSESEKTATHEREDKSLLFVEAVHLPEEECPKSCELLNPNAEDIALSSPACNMTEEVSLVDVHGSLLLYSENNAVMQNKRDESWEHTFAKRTEWELEGKAMHEITSKGNAAFEGKTPAHKAEFEHQDSKEQAGIAECDSLEKTNIQADTSSSESKKHSLISDDDAVSVPVTAAEPSNVEAMKESNETGHKEYKTEMKSQADDTTLAQKPQSTLDSLQQEQVTEKNDQSMKEDYSDSPPLSSEDTGSQQLKFIFGDLHDSCIRQHNYPPMSDDGEASLETLPSKDVDVQKKADLLISSLPVEQKESSNLCNNQQQSSNTELKTLETDHLKTATGSDEEEPNGTCPQREHSLELSKPSDHQEQCGSEVEVIGNILPKPQTVFCGQETKPNNPTTVADKNALLPSILESMGDAVQDSNFQALIDAKAENSPLKCSLSSKLKQEDSNYLISDSLHEEAGFHDVFAKECTLNRQTGGLCGVADSPNRSNISAAECIPGTEKTVPASVVPQTLLMDFKITCAEDDSKSSRNDLDLPSRTTELAEKTSDIEIKEGMSLVDEIIMKDDEHGKTSFERDVTFITAQEYPPVLSESTSNNTLYRTDSIQKTEFPPDGSQAQLTDLSTLALPCDQHTGVSQQPTNCMNDGIVCELQRDELEVTACQHVVDTSSDLQVSAAAAASPLCLEDTSTEKSTADQMNPEVLDSDNIPSKAVSESGKEYVLPNQGFHSEETVQDSVEMGQFEGSLSPFNLKKLQTEIAAIKTKGANSDENIKAQQCDSSGESHVSFSSLEERLLSLSSLGKQAGCNEGIATNITCTDDKHSEIVKNTGNAEKSKFVFVDNVSIPKMETDIPKQHAETSEKECNFPTSRAFGMGFFDFREHISKIFEKTVRSALTAELPHPSAENNAGGRDSPVVKEIPDFMQVLEAVDGSNENEERDSNHKTEGFTLPLGSGIFNRATQEKIVQEEKPVTSIHEYCLSDTFPEMISIKECLSDKSQMKLHSKVNSSSSSKMKVEESECVCVINSGNQMSLETPELQPAHSWSPETLNLTPASDNELSIMIIAASEDVPKTEFDSTTAAEESNLISPGNAEPGLSKEQLIHFENQCHFPMPSGDKDNKEGVNLTALPALPSLLDDICEPKVQTEQPRMLPGENLLDKNALQDEAVVLDTLGSTKCLQMSVEAQVQKQGQGTAIHGLIDYLKNEVSPDDYSPGDCKPEPSRVSKGCVEEANDTMLSTEETEAHISVDTPKTGITRTLFTDDGDSSRQSIECDQGTDAKKHSEAVQGMEQDVCLMSTDTEVSSAAQCREEKLAHEKFLQDEQGKESATLFNDPKQILSSELQNMSTEGLSEESNFPEFCNSLLVVPEKDAIFVAAKDISDEARDDIRVESSSAHDDIIKLVPDVDSSKELLTTAHSDEHVSTLDSAELTATSVSQPASYQETNNTTTSVPDQRSLIPEPTIDVEKPVQESGRLTEETKRSSDSEEAFETPESTTPVKAAPPLPQLPPEVAVFDIEEQEIRPPLPSEDTGFCSDSVSITDVSHSESIEESPFHPPPHSFSTVFDEDKPIASSGTYNLDFDNIETVDALQAVDPSSLDTRSRDSKAHVRRKSTDSVPISRSTLSRSLSLQAGDFDGASFLGNTETTGSATDTFSTGSSSASSTLKRTKKPRPASLKKKQLAKKSLDVPPVQEPEPTDSKQDSADSSGEKVSEDRGEPTESECTEASQTASEKEEPSAVSAATYPFEPNNFEEISDFSAGESKVQNSPPASKKVLSLTTAPEAVEVTPSDTGGQEDPPVKGLAVRLEFDYSEEKGSGEEQQESSPLPKKVGKKPGAKMPLRRPKTKKTVEKLDNAPTTPTKAPADPNEIPVPKGSYTFDIDKWDDPNFNPFSSTSKIQESPKLPQQTATTYTIDPDICEDSIDPFKPSSKVASSPTKSPASFEIPANASEINGTEGDILNKPVKKKKTPLKTDTFRVKKSPKRSPLSDAPSQESTPLPTAETPSVVSTVVHATDEEKLASSVGNQKWTCMTVDLDSDKQDYPQPSDLSTFVNETKFSSPTEELEYGNSYEIEYMEKIGSSIPDNDAQTKQSLYLMFDAQQESPVKSPPVRLSDSTTPYSGSSLEETEAQLSSEMKLQHPALRSLTANQETSIQLPDKPKPKELEPMNLKTSSNSIDITTPEDPFVSADALLSRISHPPSMCDQLQYLEPDLAEKNPPIFAQKLQEELEFAAMRIEALKLARQITLSSFSSLDTERDLAASAEVSISKSALYSRISSSDGENTSGLLYQQQDLDSALRIAREEIVAKEREVSEWKEKYEESRREVMEMRKIVSEYEKTIAQMIEDEQREKSMSHHTVQQLIIEKEQALADLNSVEKSLADLFRRYEKMKEVLEGFRKNEEVLKKCAQEYLSRVKKEEQRYQALKIHAEEKLDRANAEIAQVRGKAQQEQAAYQASLRKEQLKVDALERTLEQKNKEIEELTKICDELIAKMGKS